The proteins below come from a single Phycisphaerae bacterium genomic window:
- a CDS encoding DUF4838 domain-containing protein, whose product MRNRQKWLWIVTGVGLSVPWGVAAEQSLKGVNLAGMDGWDIVLAEDATPSEQYAAEELQAFMAQCGRKLPIVKDASRPDAHVFVGAGKAMQAAKVGFSVEGYGPEDLRIVIRDNNIAIAGGRPRGTLYGVYVFLEDYVGVRFLTADHTYTPPIGEWRVVGPVDRFYHPELRFRWSYYGETNSNPVFAARRRCNTTTEDAKLGGKTGFGLISHSFGAQIPSAKYGKEHPEYFAMIDGKRLVPASGNDWAETEPCLTNPEVLKIVTAAVLAELKANPKRENISVSQNDNDKYCRCPGCKAIDDREGTPMGSLLTFVNAVADEVAKQYPNVKVGTLSYWYTRKPPKTIKPRPNVQIQLCSIECCVMHPITDPKCPKNAEFCQDMDNWGKICPDISVWNYNTNFSNYLLPCPNLRVIEPNIRYFVGHSAKGIFMQAGGDARGAEISDLRNYLMSGLLWDPNRSGQQLVNEFLDLHYGKAAEPIRGFLALTHNNAAAKNLHRNCFGQAKDYGIDEAIAQAGLEAFAAAIKLADDDTIRARVEKASICAWRAAIEPCWYASEGKLDTALAERMRPMVKTLFELCAKHGVTMTNEGRPVGDTLKHLKKVFGIPESGSF is encoded by the coding sequence ATGCGTAACCGGCAGAAATGGCTTTGGATCGTCACAGGCGTCGGCCTGTCCGTTCCCTGGGGGGTAGCTGCCGAACAGAGCTTGAAAGGGGTCAACCTGGCCGGCATGGATGGCTGGGACATCGTGTTGGCCGAGGACGCCACTCCCAGCGAACAGTATGCGGCCGAGGAGCTTCAGGCCTTCATGGCCCAGTGTGGCCGCAAGCTCCCGATCGTCAAGGACGCCAGCCGACCCGACGCGCACGTTTTCGTGGGGGCAGGCAAGGCGATGCAGGCGGCCAAGGTCGGGTTCAGCGTGGAGGGTTACGGCCCCGAGGATCTTCGGATTGTCATCCGCGACAACAACATCGCCATCGCCGGCGGACGACCGCGCGGCACGCTATACGGCGTGTACGTCTTCCTGGAGGACTATGTGGGCGTGCGTTTCCTGACCGCCGACCACACGTACACCCCGCCGATTGGCGAGTGGCGGGTCGTCGGTCCGGTGGACCGCTTCTATCACCCCGAGCTGCGCTTCCGCTGGAGTTACTATGGCGAGACCAATAGCAACCCGGTCTTCGCCGCCCGGCGCCGCTGCAATACCACCACGGAGGATGCGAAACTCGGCGGCAAGACTGGCTTTGGGCTGATCTCCCACTCGTTCGGCGCCCAGATTCCCTCCGCCAAGTACGGCAAGGAGCACCCTGAGTACTTCGCCATGATCGACGGCAAGCGGCTCGTTCCGGCCTCCGGCAATGACTGGGCCGAGACCGAGCCCTGCCTGACCAACCCCGAAGTTCTCAAGATCGTCACTGCAGCGGTCCTGGCGGAACTCAAGGCCAATCCCAAGCGCGAGAACATCTCCGTCTCGCAGAACGACAATGACAAGTACTGCCGCTGCCCCGGCTGCAAGGCCATTGACGACCGCGAGGGCACACCGATGGGCTCGCTGTTGACGTTCGTCAACGCCGTGGCCGACGAGGTTGCCAAGCAGTATCCGAACGTCAAGGTTGGCACGCTGAGCTACTGGTACACCCGCAAGCCGCCCAAGACGATCAAGCCCCGCCCCAACGTGCAGATCCAGCTCTGCAGCATCGAGTGCTGTGTCATGCACCCCATCACCGACCCGAAGTGCCCCAAGAACGCCGAGTTCTGCCAGGACATGGACAACTGGGGCAAGATCTGCCCGGACATCTCCGTCTGGAACTACAACACCAACTTCAGCAACTACCTGCTGCCCTGCCCGAACCTTCGGGTCATAGAGCCCAACATCCGCTATTTCGTCGGCCACTCGGCCAAGGGCATCTTCATGCAGGCCGGCGGAGACGCCCGCGGCGCCGAGATCTCCGATCTCCGCAACTATCTCATGAGCGGCCTGCTCTGGGATCCCAACAGAAGTGGCCAACAGCTCGTCAACGAGTTCCTCGACCTGCATTACGGGAAGGCGGCCGAACCGATTCGCGGATTCCTCGCTCTGACCCACAACAACGCCGCGGCCAAGAACCTGCACCGCAACTGCTTCGGCCAGGCCAAGGATTACGGCATCGACGAGGCCATCGCCCAGGCCGGCCTGGAGGCCTTCGCCGCGGCCATCAAGCTGGCCGACGACGACACCATCCGAGCCCGCGTCGAGAAAGCCTCGATCTGCGCCTGGCGGGCGGCTATCGAGCCTTGCTGGTACGCGTCCGAAGGGAAGCTCGACACCGCGCTGGCCGAACGCATGAGGCCGATGGTCAAG